The genomic DNA GACTCCCTAAACCAAATTTTACTAGACCTGGAATAATGACTAAAATATCAGCTACCATAATTACCAAAAATGAAGAGAATTATATTGAACAGTGCATCTCATCGCTAAAAGATGTGGCAGATGAAGTAATTGTAGTAGACTCTTATTCCACTGATAGAACTGAAGAAATATGCAGGAATCACAATGTAAGTTTTTTTCAAAACAAATTCGAAGGTCATATTCAGCAAAAAAATTTCGCCATCTCCAAGGCGAAATACGATTACATACTTTCGTTAGATGCCGATGAAGCGCTTTCGGATGAACTGATAAATGAAATTATTTCACTTAAAAAAGAGAAATTAAACTCTCAGGCATATAAAATAAACAGATTCAACAATTACATGGGTAAATGGATAAAATTTACCGACTGGAATCCCGACTGGAAAATCAGACTGTTTAATAAAAATATTGCTAAATGGGGAGGAAGAAATCCTCATGATTATGTTGTAGTAAACGAAAATGTAAAGGTTGGTAAATTAAAACATAATATACTACACTGGGTAATAGAAGATTTGGAATCGCACAGCAGAAAGGCAAATCATTTTTCTACAGTAGGCGCTCAAAGTTATTATGCAGCAGGAATAAGATCTAATGTTTTTAAAATACTGGTAAATCCGTCATGGTCATTTTTTAAATCATATTTCCTAAAACTTGGCTTTATGGATGGTATTGCCGGACTTGCTATAAGTGGTATTTCGGCCTACACAGTATTTTTAAAATATCTGAAACTATACCAAATCCAAAAAAACAGAGTAAAAACTTACTCTTATTACTCTGAACATATAGAGCAGAAGAAATAACTGAAAAACACAAACATCTAATTAGTTATATTTGACCTGTTAATTTGGTAAATATCCATTATCGCAATTTGAATATTACCATTAAGTAAATAATATAAAGACTCATAATAGTTATGAAAGTTATATTTTTCTGTCAGAATCCATATGCCTTATCAATTAACAAGCCTATATATGATGTTGCAGTAAAAAGAAATTATGAAACTTTATGGTATATACCTGATAATGTAAAAGCATTCTTAGATTTTGAAGTAACTTCAACCGATTCCATGAAAGTGTTAAGCGATTTCGATGCTGATGCTATTATAGCTCCCGGAAACGAAGTTCCACATTTTCTACAGGGAGTCAAGGTTCAAATTTTTCACGGATTAGCAGGCGAAAAGAAAGGACATTTTCATATCAGACATTACTTTGACCTGTATTTAACACAAGGGCCATATTTTACAAGAGGATTCGAAAAATTAAAGAAAAAGCACCGCGACTTTGATGTAATTGAAACGGGATGGTCTAAGCTTGATACTTTATATCTTGCCAACAAGTATAAAAGCAGAAAGAGTGATTTATTAAAAAAATATAAGGCTGAAAACATAATATTATATGCTCCTACATTTTCTCCTTCATTAACCTCTGCAAAAAATTCATTTGACGACATTTTTTCTATTGCAGAAGAAAAAAATAACCTCCTGATAATTAAGTTTCACGACCTTATGAATAAGGAAGTAAAAAACTTATACATCGAAAAGGCAAAAGAGTATGAAAATATAATTATATCTGAAGAAAAATCAATCATACCTTCTCTTGTTGATTCGGATATTATGATTAGTGATACATCTTCGGCTGTTTATGAATTTTTAATTCTTGACAAACCTGTAATAACAATTAATACCAGAACAAAATCACCAAAGTGGTTAAATATTAGTAACAGCAGGAATTTAACAAACCAAATAAAGGAAACTTTAAGCGAAGATCCATTCAAAAAACAAAGACAGGAAATTATTGCAGAATACCACCCCTACACCGATGGTAAATCGTCACAAAGAATGCTGGACCAAATAGAAAATTGGGTAAAAATAAACGGTGTTCCTGCTAAAAGAAAACTATCATTTTTACGAAGAAGAAAAATCAACAAACTTTTCGGTAAACTATAAAATTTGTAATCTCTGCGAAATAAATTGTTCAGATAGCTCCTTATTTCTTAATCGTATTTTTTGATTTAACCGCAAGGTTCCGCAAAGTAATGCGCCAAGTTACGCAACGTTAAATTAATAATACCTTGTATGCTAATGGTTTCTGATGAAAATTCATTTTTTGAGCTTTCACTCCTCTAAACTGCCTTCTAAAGTCTTTAATTTTTGCATTAAACGATTAAGTGGAAGCATTATTACGTAATGAAATACTAAGTTAGGAAATAGTTAAATTAATAGTGTCTGCATGTCAAAATAATTGAATAGCCTTCGTCATCTATCCATAATCTTCTTCGTATAGCAGAATGTCCCTGTGCTTCCGACAGTGATAGTTGCAGCTTTTTCGGAAATGTTTACATTCATGAACTCCTAAATATAAAATTATTAATGTGAATAATTGCGTTTCGCTTTTTTGCGAAACATAGCATGGAGAAAGAAAGCTGGCAACGGTTGAGAGTGAGGAA from Bacteroidota bacterium includes the following:
- a CDS encoding glycosyltransferase family 2 protein — encoded protein: MTKISATIITKNEENYIEQCISSLKDVADEVIVVDSYSTDRTEEICRNHNVSFFQNKFEGHIQQKNFAISKAKYDYILSLDADEALSDELINEIISLKKEKLNSQAYKINRFNNYMGKWIKFTDWNPDWKIRLFNKNIAKWGGRNPHDYVVVNENVKVGKLKHNILHWVIEDLESHSRKANHFSTVGAQSYYAAGIRSNVFKILVNPSWSFFKSYFLKLGFMDGIAGLAISGISAYTVFLKYLKLYQIQKNRVKTYSYYSEHIEQKK
- a CDS encoding CDP-glycerol glycerophosphotransferase family protein, which codes for MKVIFFCQNPYALSINKPIYDVAVKRNYETLWYIPDNVKAFLDFEVTSTDSMKVLSDFDADAIIAPGNEVPHFLQGVKVQIFHGLAGEKKGHFHIRHYFDLYLTQGPYFTRGFEKLKKKHRDFDVIETGWSKLDTLYLANKYKSRKSDLLKKYKAENIILYAPTFSPSLTSAKNSFDDIFSIAEEKNNLLIIKFHDLMNKEVKNLYIEKAKEYENIIISEEKSIIPSLVDSDIMISDTSSAVYEFLILDKPVITINTRTKSPKWLNISNSRNLTNQIKETLSEDPFKKQRQEIIAEYHPYTDGKSSQRMLDQIENWVKINGVPAKRKLSFLRRRKINKLFGKL